The following proteins come from a genomic window of Synergistaceae bacterium:
- a CDS encoding acyltransferase family protein, which yields MLAAFAVMLLHASSRNYTSSVSQEVFRFYGSTVRWAVPMFLMISGSLFLSRDIPVRKIYGKYILRIFTAYLSWSAVYALAVYRETGASAEIIPNIMTGHYHMWFLPMIMTMYMLVPFLKKVADSQFLTRYFLVLSFIAVFVVPQILRLVSPISEYYDEAAKKLADNFHLSIFSTHVGYFVFGYVMSRIKLSRNAERMVYVLGVLGFLGTFLYSRYSLQNDSLYTKYPIGSGLSVLFQATAIFVLFKEHCPANEKVRDFFRMLAKYSFGAYLAHEAVIHLLRKLGLNLLLFDTRVSVPVIASATFVVAFGISAVLNQIPVLRKYIV from the coding sequence GTGCTGGCAGCTTTTGCAGTAATGTTGCTTCACGCCTCAAGCAGAAATTACACAAGCAGCGTATCGCAGGAAGTCTTCAGGTTTTACGGCAGTACAGTAAGGTGGGCAGTTCCTATGTTCCTGATGATAAGCGGTTCACTGTTCCTCAGCCGAGATATTCCAGTCAGGAAAATTTACGGCAAATACATACTGAGGATATTCACGGCGTATTTGTCGTGGTCAGCAGTATACGCGCTTGCAGTCTATAGGGAGACAGGAGCATCAGCCGAAATCATCCCCAACATAATGACAGGGCATTATCATATGTGGTTTCTGCCGATGATAATGACAATGTACATGCTGGTTCCATTCTTGAAGAAAGTAGCAGACTCACAGTTCCTGACGAGATATTTTCTTGTGCTGAGCTTCATTGCAGTGTTCGTTGTGCCGCAAATCCTGCGCCTCGTGTCTCCGATTTCAGAGTATTATGATGAAGCCGCCAAAAAACTTGCTGATAATTTTCATCTGTCCATATTCTCCACACATGTCGGCTATTTCGTGTTCGGGTACGTCATGAGCAGAATCAAGCTGTCCCGTAACGCGGAGCGTATGGTTTACGTTCTTGGTGTGCTGGGCTTCTTGGGGACATTCCTATACAGCAGATACTCTCTGCAGAATGACTCGCTGTACACCAAATACCCTATCGGCTCTGGGCTCAGCGTGTTATTCCAAGCGACGGCAATCTTTGTGCTTTTCAAGGAGCACTGCCCAGCTAATGAAAAGGTCAGGGATTTCTTCAGGATGCTGGCTAAATACAGTTTCGGTGCGTACCTTGCACATGAAGCTGTGATACATCTTCTAAGGAAGCTGGGGCTTAACCTTTTGTTGTTCGACACGAGAGTTTCAGTGCCTGTAATTGCTTCAGCAACGTTTGTGGTTGCGTTCGGAATATCTGCGGTCTTGAATCAAATCCCCGTACTGAGAAAGTATATCGTGTAG